The segment AGTACGGATTCTGGTGCCGATCGCCCGGACCGGGCAGCCGATGCAGTGGGCCGAGTATCGGCCCGGCGAGCTGATCGCGGCACCGTTCGGGCTGCGCGAACCACCGCCGCCCTGGCTGGCCCCGGAATCCATCGCCGAGGCCACGGTGCTGCTGGTGCCCGCGCTGGCCGTCGACCGCAGTGGCAACCGACTCGGCCGCGGCGCCGGCTTCTACGACCGGGCGCTGCCCCTGGCCGCCGCCGGTGCACTGTTGGTGGCCGTCATCCGCGACGACGAACTGCTCGACGAGATTCCCGCCGAACCGCACGATGTGCCGATGACCCACGCGCTCACCCCCGGGCGGGGCCTGGTCGTGCTGGGAATGACCCAACCCACATAGCGGTTCTAGCACTTGAGCAGCTAGAGTGCTAGAAGGTTTGACTGTCTCGGAGGATTTCGTGCCTACCTATTCCTACGCGTGTACCGAGTGTGACAATCGGTTCGATCAGGTCCAGGCGTTCAGCGACGATGCGCTGACCGTCTGCCCGCAGTGCAACGGACGGCTGCGCAAGTTGTTCGGCAAGGTCGGCGTGGTGTTCAAGGGCAGCGGTTTCTACCGCAATGACAGCCGCGACTCGTCGAAGTCGAGCAGCACCGCGAGCTCGTCCAAGAGCAGTGAGAGTTCGACGTCGACGGCGAGCAGCTCCTCGGACTCCACGAGCAGCGCATCAGCCGCGTCGAGCTCGTCATCGACATCGTCGAGTTCGACCAGCGCGACGCCGGCCGCCGCCTCCAGCTAGCACGTTATCCACAGGCAGCCCGCTGGTCGGCTGCCGTCTTCGGCCGCACCGGCCTAGCGTTGCCCCGGTGGGGGAATCACTGGATCCATCGGCGCTGACCCGGCTGCGCCGAGCGCTGCGCCCGGACTGGACGCGCACCGTGGCGGCCCGCCGGATCGCCGCCGGGCTGCTGGTGACGCTGGCCGCCGTCGCCGCGTTCCGACCGGACCCGGCCGGGGTGCGCACCGATGTCGTCATCGCCCTGCGCGACCTCCCGCCGGGGACCGCACTGACGGCCGGCGATGTCGGCGTCGAAACACGCTTGGCGACAACCGTCCCCGACGGTGCGACTGGCGATATCGCCATCGTGCTCGGCGCCACCCTCTCCGGACCGGCCCGGCGCGGTGAAGTGCTGACCGATGTCCGGCTGCTCGGTTCGCGGCTGACCGAGGCCAGCGTCGGGCCCGACGCCCGCATCGTGCCGCTGCACCTCGCCGACGAGGCACTGGTCGCGCTGATCCGGCCCGGCGACATCGTCGATGTGCTGGCGGCAGGGAGCACCGACGCCGGGCCGGACACCGCGCCGGAAGTGGTCGCGACCGAAGCCGTCGTGACCCTGGTCTCCGCCGAACCCACGGGCCCAGCAGGTTCCCCCGGCCGGGTGGTGCTGGTGGCGTTGCCCCGTCATGCCGCCAACGCGGTGGCCGGCGCCGCGCTGACCCGGCAGATCACCGTCACCTTTCACTGACATCGGCCGGCACCTGCTCGGTTAGTGTTTGCGTGTCGCCTGTACACCATCATCTGCTGGAAGGGTCCCCGCATGATCAAGGGTTTCAAGGAATTCCTCTTGCGCGGCAACATCGTCGATCTCTCGATCGCCGTGGTCATCGGCACCGCGTTCACCGCGCTCGTCACCAAGTTCACCGAGAGCATCATCCAGCCGCTGATCGACCGGATCGGCGCCGGCGGCGAGTCCGACTACGGCATCCTGCGCATCCCGATCGGCGGCGATCAGACCATCGACCTGAACGTGTT is part of the Mycobacterium adipatum genome and harbors:
- a CDS encoding FmdB family zinc ribbon protein, whose translation is MPTYSYACTECDNRFDQVQAFSDDALTVCPQCNGRLRKLFGKVGVVFKGSGFYRNDSRDSSKSSSTASSSKSSESSTSTASSSSDSTSSASAASSSSSTSSSSTSATPAAASS
- the mscL gene encoding large-conductance mechanosensitive channel protein MscL codes for the protein MIKGFKEFLLRGNIVDLSIAVVIGTAFTALVTKFTESIIQPLIDRIGAGGESDYGILRIPIGGDQTIDLNVLLSATINFVLVAAVVYFLVVLPYSKFRKKEEETVEAEVVLLTEIRDLLANSPGRSATERVDPDA
- a CDS encoding SAF domain-containing protein; this encodes MGESLDPSALTRLRRALRPDWTRTVAARRIAAGLLVTLAAVAAFRPDPAGVRTDVVIALRDLPPGTALTAGDVGVETRLATTVPDGATGDIAIVLGATLSGPARRGEVLTDVRLLGSRLTEASVGPDARIVPLHLADEALVALIRPGDIVDVLAAGSTDAGPDTAPEVVATEAVVTLVSAEPTGPAGSPGRVVLVALPRHAANAVAGAALTRQITVTFH
- a CDS encoding 5-formyltetrahydrofolate cyclo-ligase, whose protein sequence is MTKPALRTRILAARRALTEPRRAAETRSLQTQVTALAAGVGTLGAYIPAGSEPGAAPDAVPLLDGLLGVRILVPIARTGQPMQWAEYRPGELIAAPFGLREPPPPWLAPESIAEATVLLVPALAVDRSGNRLGRGAGFYDRALPLAAAGALLVAVIRDDELLDEIPAEPHDVPMTHALTPGRGLVVLGMTQPT